Part of the Sporosarcina sp. FSL K6-2383 genome is shown below.
TAATCCGTCATGCTCCAAAAACTGAAATTGCAAAAATTGTATGATTGGCTTGGCGATGAAAAATCCGCCTATTATTGCAACAACAAAGAAAACGACGATTACCATCAGCCGTTTTCTAATTTCATCTATATGTTCAATGATTGTTAAGTTTTTTTCTGCCATTGGACAAACATCCTAACTTACTTCACTTCTTCTTTCTTAACTTCCACTTGCAATACTTCTGCTTTTTTGTCTTCTACTTTCTTTACGTCGTCATTTTCTACGAGACCTTTCGTCGCGTTTTTAAATTCACGCAATGAAGAACCGAACGCCTTCCCAATCTCAGGCAACTTCTTTGGACCGAAAACAAGCAACGCAATAATTGCGATAATGACTAAACTCATTGGACCTGGCATCTCAGACACCTCCCTCGTAGTAGAAGGACTAAACCATCCCTCATTCTGCTATCCATTTTACACGAAAACAGCTTGTATTACTATTATTGGGCCATTATAATTGTGAATTTTTGACGTCATTTTTCATGAAATAAATGAGTGTCTGTAACTCTACAGATAAATCAATCGTATGGACACGCACTTCATCAGGTGCCGTCAAGCGGACTGGTGTAAAGTTCAAAATCCCTTTAATCCCTGCCTCCACCAGCTTATCGGTAACATCCTGCGCTACCCGTGATGGTACTGTCAGAATGACAAGATCAATGCCTAGTTCAACAATTTTTTCACTAATTGTATCTGGGTGAAACACAGGAATGCCACTCAACATTTTTCCCCCTGCCGGAGCTTTTGGATCAAACGCTACGACAATACGTGTATTATGGTTTTTATGAAAATTATACTTTAAAAAAGCACTACCCAAACTGCCCACACCAATGAGTGCAACATCCGTTCCTTCATCCTGATCAAGAATCTGACGGAAAAATTCGACAAGATAATGCACATCATAGCCATATCCTTTGCGGCCAAGCGCCCCAAAATGGGAGAAGTCTCGCCGGATTGTTGCCGCATCAATTTTCATCGCTTCACTTAATTCACTTGAAGATACACGTTTCTTCCCTAAATTTGCGAAGTTTTGAAGAAATCTATAATAGAGAGGCAACCGCTTTGATGTCGCCTGTGGTATTTTTGGCGTTTCTTCTATCATTGTATAGCCTCCCGAACCTACTCATTCATTACAACCTGGCACAACAGCGGCCAAACATAAACCGATTCTATCGTACAGTAGATACAGAAGGTTGTAAAGTCGACCGTTGCACGCTTCGAGCCATTCCAGTAAACTAAAGTAGAATAGAGGTGTTCGATATGATTGTATTACAAGTGAACGGACTGACAAAATCATTCTCAGGAACCAATATATTAGAAAATATTCGACTCGAAGTCCAACACCGTGACCGCGTTGCACTCGTTGGACGTAACGGAGCAGGCAAGTCGACACTTCTGAAAATAATTGCTGGTGAAATGACAGCAGACTCAGGCGATTTAATTATCCCGAAAGACGTTAGAATTGGTTATCTTGAACAGCATAGTGGTATCGACTCTTCCTTGTCTGTCTGGCAAGAAATGATGACCGTCTTCGAACCACTTCATAATATGGAAAGACGGCTACGGACACTTGAGGTGCAGATGGCTGACCCGGCTGTATACGACAACCCAACAGACTATGAACGGGTAATGTCAGAGTATGACGCCCTTCAAATCGAGTTCAAGGATTCTGGTGGCTATCAATATGAGTCAGACACGCGCTCCGTTCTACACGGTATGCGCTTTTATCCCGACGATTATGAAAAAAGCGTCAGCCTTCTATCTGGAGGCCAAAAGACACGCTTAGCACTTGCGAAAATGCTGCTTAGCAAGCCTGATCTTCTCATCCTTGATGAGCCGACAAACCATCTCGATATCGAAACGCTCGGCTGGCTGGAAAAATACCTCGTTTCTTATGAGGGTGCCATTTTAATTGTTTCACACGACCGCTATTTCCTGGATGAAATCGTGACAATCGTCTATGAAGTTTCTAGGCGTAAAGTGGCGAAGTATATAGGTAATTACAGTGCTTATCTCGACGAAAAATCGAAGAATTACGAACGTGATCAAAAGCTTTTTGAAAAGGACATGAGTGAGAAAGCGAAACTCGAAGATTTCGTCCAGCGCAACATTGCTCGTGCATCGACTTCTAAAATGGCGAAGAGCCGTCGCAAACAGCTCGAACGGACAGACTGGATGGATTCGCCTGACGGAGACGAAAAATCAGCTAGCTTTAGCTTTTCAATTGACCGCCCGAGTGGTAATGATGTGTTAGCGCTCGACAATGTTGCGATTGGCTATAACGATACCCCTGTATCAACAGGCATCAACCTGCGTGTCTACAAGCAAGACCGTATTGCTATCATCGGACCGAATGGCGTCGGCAAGTCAACATTGCTGAAAACACTCGTCAAAACAAATGAAGCCATTGCAGGCTTGATACGTTATGGGACAAACGTTCAATTTGGTTATTATGATCAGGAACAAGCTACACTAATTGGGACTAGCACTGTTCTTCAGGAATTATGGAATGATTGGCCGATGATGAATGAAAAAGATGTGCGCTCTGTGCTAGGTCGCTTTTTATTTACAGGCGAAGATGTGGATAAGCCCGTCACTTCCTTATCAGGTGGCGAAAAAGCACGACTATCACTTGCTAAGCTAATGCTCGAAAAATCGAATACACTCGTTCTCGATGAGCCAACAAACCATCTGGACTTAGACAGCAAAGAAATTCTCGAAAATGCATTGGATGATTTCCCAGGTACACTCATCTTCGTATCACATGACCGTTACTTTATTAACCGTATCGCAACAAAAGTCATTGACATTAGTGCAACAGGTGCTGTCGAGTATCTCGGCGATTACGATTATTTTGTGGAGAAGAAGTTGGAACAGCAAGAGTTGCTTGACGAGGCGAATCTCACGAAAGCAACTACAATACCTTTACAAGGCAGAAAGAACGAAGAAGATAAAGAACTGAAAAAGCAGGAAAGAAAACTGACGAGGTCGATTGCAGAGCTTGAAGCGGAGCTATCCGGGTTAGACGAAGCGATAGCATCCCTGCAAGACGAACTTGTTACGCCTGAATATGCAGATGATCACGTGAAGCTAATGGAGCTACAAGCACAAATCGATGCACATCAGATGGATCATGATAACAAATCAGAAGATTGGTTGCTCCTTCAAGAAGAATTGGAATCCCTTTCTTAAAGAGTAGTGATTTTAACGCACCACATCGAATCGATAGCACCGATTCAATGTGGTGCGTTGTCGTTTCGGCTGTCGGAATATGATAGATAATCTTCAGCATTGTTTTTCTCGGGAAATTATTTCCCACAATCTTATACACAATTAAAATGTTGATAGAATGGGATACAAACAATGTTATGCACATTATCCACAGGTTCTCTATTTTTTATACACAAAGTTATCCTGTCATCAACGTTATGAAATGTACAATTTCATATGTTATGCACAACTTGTCCACAGATTGTGCATAAGTACGAATGTTCCCTCTTGACAACTCAGAAATTATTCCAACATAAAAACACGAAAATTGTTGTTTAATGACAATTTTCGTATTTACATTTATTTATTGATTCCACGAAGCGAGTGGCATACCTGGCTTGCCATTCATCGAAAGATTTCCACGTATTCCATCTACAAACATCGCTGCTCCTGCGGCCGCAATCATGGCTGCATTATCTGTACAAAGAGTAATTGGTGGGACATAAAAGGGAATTTCCTCTTGCTTAAATGCCTGTTCTAGTGATGCACGCAAGCCTTTGTTTGCTGCAACACCACCAGCCGCAATCACTTGCTTCACCCCATACTCCTTCGCTGCCTTTAATGCTTTCGTCGTCAGCACCTCAACGACACTCGCCTGAAAGCCAGCTGCAACATGAGCTGGATTAATCTGTTCTCCACGCTGTTCAAGATTATGTTTATAATTAATAACGGACGACTTAAGCCCACTAAAACTAAAATCATACGAATCTGACTCAAGCCACGCCCTTGGAAAAGATATTTCCGCATCACTTTCTGCCGCTAATCGGTCAATTTCTGGTCCACCAGGATAAGGAAGTCCAAGCACGCGAGCGACCTTATCGTAGGCTTCACCAGCAGCGTCATCTCGTGTCTCTCCAATAAGTTTGAATGACCCGTGTCGTTCCATTAGTACAAGCTCCGTATGCCCTCCAGAAACGATGAGTGCTAGCAACGGAAACTCCATTGGTTGCATTAACTCATTCGCGTAAATATGACCCGCAATATGATGAACACCAACAATCGGCAAACCATTGGCAAAGGCAAAAGCTTTAGCTGCATTGACACCGATTAATAATGCCCCTACTAGTCCTGGTCCTTCTGTTACAGCAACTGCATCCAGCTGTGCAGGAACTAATCCAGCTTCCGCAAGCGCTTCTTCAATGACCAACGTAATCTGTTCTACATGATGTCTCGATGCTATTTCAGGCACAACACCACCAAATCGTTTCTGGCTTACAATTTGGGAAGCAACAACATTTGAAATAATCTCCGTTCCATTTTTTACAATGGAAGCAGCTGTTTCATCACAGCTTGTTTCAATCCCTAATATATAGTTATCTGTCATCATTTGAACTCCACCCACATGACGAGCGCATCTTCATGGTCGTCTGTATAATAGTTTTTTCGTATTCCACCATCCTGGAAACCAAGCTTACGATACAAATTTTGTGCAGTATCATTCGTCAAGCGCACTTCAAGCGTCATCAACCGAACTTCCATCTGTTCGCAAAGTGTCATTGCTTCCCTCATTAGGGCTTCACCAATCCCATTGCCCCGCATATGCGGACGTACAGCTACATTCGTAATATGACACTCATCCAATACAATCCACATACCACAATGACCAATAACCTCTTGGCCATCGACTGCAACGACATAATGCGCATAGTCATTCCCCGTCATCTCATGCTCAAAAACTTCCATCGTCCATGGTATCGCAAAAGACTCTTGCTCAATTTCCACAACGGCAGGAATATCTTCTATCGTCATTTTTCTATATTGAATATCTTTACTCACTGGCTTTTTCCTTCCCCTGCTCTTTCAACCAATTCGCCTCTGCCTCGGCAATACGGCGATATTCTGGAACAAATGCATGTACATCTGTTTCTGGTGCCGACTGAGCTGCAATATAAATGAGTGAAGAAGCACGCGGCAAATTGAGATGGAGCGGCGCTATTTCGGCTCGTTCACCAAGTCGTTTAACAATCTGCTGTTCATGCATAGCCGTATCCTTCCCGACAAATAACAATGGACCTTCTTGCTTCTCCAACTGCTGGATTAATTCTTCTAAAGAATAATGACCATCCTCTATAACTTCCATCAGCTTTCCAGCATCCAAGCGATAAGCGCCTGCATAAACATTATTTCTTCTAGCATCGACAATTGGACAAATTAAACCTGTAAAAAATAATGCATTAGTAGCCAATACCTTCAGGCTAGAAACACCAACGAGTGGTTTGCCAAGTGTCCAAGCCAATGTTTTCGCAATCGTCACACCTATACGCACACCTGTATAAGAACCCGGTCCTTCCGAAACAGCAATGGCATCAATATTTGCTGGTTCAAGTCCAGCCTTTGCCAGCAACTCTTCAATAGCCGGCATTGCGCGTAATGAGTGGTTAACGGCCATTGCAGATATTTCCTCCACCAACAATTCTCCATCCCTCACAACCGCAACTGAAAGTGGTGTATTAGCTGTATCTATCCCAAGCCAAATCATAAGAAAATCCCCTCACAAATCTTTTCATATCGTTCACCTATCGGCTTCAATGTAATCTTCCGCTGATTCCCGCCTCCATGAACGAGTCGAATTTCCAAACGGTCCGAGGGCAAATCCTCCTCAATCAAATGTGCCCATTCAATAACGGATATTGCATCCCCGTAAAACAATTCATCCCAACCAAGATCTTCATCACTATCAGCCAAACGGTAAACATCTAAGTGATTGAAAGGGTAATTCCCTTCATACTGCTTTAAAATCGTAAATGTTGGACTATTAACCGTTCGAGTAACTCCTAAACCTCTCGCCAGCGCCTTTGTAAACGTCGTTTTACCAGCACCAAGATCACCCTCCAGAGTAAGTACATCCGGTGGTGAAAGAAGTGCAGCCAACTTTACCGCTAACTGCTCTGTTTCAGCAACAGAATTGACTTCAATTTCCCTAATCATACGATTTTTCCTTTCCACTGCTTTGCTATAGTGTACCGAAAATGGCGCCCATCGGAAAGTATAGATGCTTAATGCTCCATTTTCAGTCGTTGTTTGTAAGTAACAAAAAAAACCGACTCTGGAATAAATCCCTAGAATCGGTTTGTAAATTAAAATTAAATGGCGGTCCCGACCGGGATCGAACCGGCGATCTCCTGCGTGACAGGCAGGCATGTTAACCGCTACACCACGGGACCTAAATAGGTAATACTTGTTCGACATTGTAAAAATCCTTTACACATTTAAGTCGAAATAAATGTGTAAGCCCGGCGACGTCCTACTCTTGCAGGGGGAAACCCCCAACTACCATCGGCGCTGAAGAGCTTAACTTCCGTGTTCGGGATGGGAACGGGTGTGACCTCTTCGCCTTCGTCACCAGACTATGTTGAGCTTGTTCACTCAAAACTGAATAATACGACAGTGTGTTTCACAAATCAGGGCCAACCTGCCCTTTTTACTAGAAGGTTAAGTCCTCGTTCGATTAGTATCTGTCAGCTCCACACGTCGCCGCGCTTCCACCCCAGACCTATCAACCTCATCTTCTTTGAGGGAACTTACTTACTTGCGTAATGGGAAATCTCATCTCGAGGGGGGCTTCATGCTTAGATGCTTTCAGCATTTATCCCGTCCACACATAGCTACCCAGCGATGCCTTTGGCAAGACAACTGGTACACCAGCGGTGTGTCCATCCCGGT
Proteins encoded:
- a CDS encoding twin-arginine translocase TatA/TatE family subunit — its product is MPGPMSLVIIAIIALLVFGPKKLPEIGKAFGSSLREFKNATKGLVENDDVKKVEDKKAEVLQVEVKKEEVK
- a CDS encoding redox-sensing transcriptional repressor Rex; amino-acid sequence: MIEETPKIPQATSKRLPLYYRFLQNFANLGKKRVSSSELSEAMKIDAATIRRDFSHFGALGRKGYGYDVHYLVEFFRQILDQDEGTDVALIGVGSLGSAFLKYNFHKNHNTRIVVAFDPKAPAGGKMLSGIPVFHPDTISEKIVELGIDLVILTVPSRVAQDVTDKLVEAGIKGILNFTPVRLTAPDEVRVHTIDLSVELQTLIYFMKNDVKNSQL
- a CDS encoding ABC-F family ATP-binding cassette domain-containing protein gives rise to the protein MIVLQVNGLTKSFSGTNILENIRLEVQHRDRVALVGRNGAGKSTLLKIIAGEMTADSGDLIIPKDVRIGYLEQHSGIDSSLSVWQEMMTVFEPLHNMERRLRTLEVQMADPAVYDNPTDYERVMSEYDALQIEFKDSGGYQYESDTRSVLHGMRFYPDDYEKSVSLLSGGQKTRLALAKMLLSKPDLLILDEPTNHLDIETLGWLEKYLVSYEGAILIVSHDRYFLDEIVTIVYEVSRRKVAKYIGNYSAYLDEKSKNYERDQKLFEKDMSEKAKLEDFVQRNIARASTSKMAKSRRKQLERTDWMDSPDGDEKSASFSFSIDRPSGNDVLALDNVAIGYNDTPVSTGINLRVYKQDRIAIIGPNGVGKSTLLKTLVKTNEAIAGLIRYGTNVQFGYYDQEQATLIGTSTVLQELWNDWPMMNEKDVRSVLGRFLFTGEDVDKPVTSLSGGEKARLSLAKLMLEKSNTLVLDEPTNHLDLDSKEILENALDDFPGTLIFVSHDRYFINRIATKVIDISATGAVEYLGDYDYFVEKKLEQQELLDEANLTKATTIPLQGRKNEEDKELKKQERKLTRSIAELEAELSGLDEAIASLQDELVTPEYADDHVKLMELQAQIDAHQMDHDNKSEDWLLLQEELESLS
- the tsaD gene encoding tRNA (adenosine(37)-N6)-threonylcarbamoyltransferase complex transferase subunit TsaD, with product MMTDNYILGIETSCDETAASIVKNGTEIISNVVASQIVSQKRFGGVVPEIASRHHVEQITLVIEEALAEAGLVPAQLDAVAVTEGPGLVGALLIGVNAAKAFAFANGLPIVGVHHIAGHIYANELMQPMEFPLLALIVSGGHTELVLMERHGSFKLIGETRDDAAGEAYDKVARVLGLPYPGGPEIDRLAAESDAEISFPRAWLESDSYDFSFSGLKSSVINYKHNLEQRGEQINPAHVAAGFQASVVEVLTTKALKAAKEYGVKQVIAAGGVAANKGLRASLEQAFKQEEIPFYVPPITLCTDNAAMIAAAGAAMFVDGIRGNLSMNGKPGMPLASWNQ
- the rimI gene encoding ribosomal protein S18-alanine N-acetyltransferase, with product MSKDIQYRKMTIEDIPAVVEIEQESFAIPWTMEVFEHEMTGNDYAHYVVAVDGQEVIGHCGMWIVLDECHITNVAVRPHMRGNGIGEALMREAMTLCEQMEVRLMTLEVRLTNDTAQNLYRKLGFQDGGIRKNYYTDDHEDALVMWVEFK
- the tsaB gene encoding tRNA (adenosine(37)-N6)-threonylcarbamoyltransferase complex dimerization subunit type 1 TsaB, whose translation is MIWLGIDTANTPLSVAVVRDGELLVEEISAMAVNHSLRAMPAIEELLAKAGLEPANIDAIAVSEGPGSYTGVRIGVTIAKTLAWTLGKPLVGVSSLKVLATNALFFTGLICPIVDARRNNVYAGAYRLDAGKLMEVIEDGHYSLEELIQQLEKQEGPLLFVGKDTAMHEQQIVKRLGERAEIAPLHLNLPRASSLIYIAAQSAPETDVHAFVPEYRRIAEAEANWLKEQGKEKASE
- the tsaE gene encoding tRNA (adenosine(37)-N6)-threonylcarbamoyltransferase complex ATPase subunit type 1 TsaE yields the protein MIREIEVNSVAETEQLAVKLAALLSPPDVLTLEGDLGAGKTTFTKALARGLGVTRTVNSPTFTILKQYEGNYPFNHLDVYRLADSDEDLGWDELFYGDAISVIEWAHLIEEDLPSDRLEIRLVHGGGNQRKITLKPIGERYEKICEGIFL